Genomic window (Saccharomyces cerevisiae S288C chromosome X, complete sequence):
TctatgtttcttttttggatCTCTAAAAATAATTCTTCGAATGAAGTTGCAGTTTTGCGTACACTCCAATTCGGAAATTCGAGGCTCCAATTATCATGACATTGTGATTTAACAATATCTATTTCTTCCTCCAACTTGctaataatttctttttcttcttcagtttGCTGAATTTTCTCGTTTTCGCCCAGAACAGTTAGACACTTGTGTAGTACTAATGGATCAGCTACTATATTATCAAGCgaataaaaatcataaAGTTCACAAATTTGGTATTGTGTCATTTCACTGACATACTTATCAAAAAAGCTCAGCGgtattttatatttgaGTACAGAACCTAAAACATTGGGAATTCCGTTGTCCACTATGTAAATAAGGATAGGTTCCACGAGCTCTGAAGGCAAATTataatttgaagaaaaatggttGATTAAATAAAGACATCTAACGAGGTCTTGATAAGTCAGActcttttttccatcaaCCTTTTCTGCCTTGTCAAActtgataattttttctaaGACCACTTCCATCAGTTCATCAGGAACATTTTCCATTGAGGCCTTGTATTGTGTAAAAAGTTCCCAAGAGCTTTGTACTCTTCCTGGATTATTCCTAATAATTTGTTTGATGGCGGGAAGTGAAGGTTTTAAATCAAGATCACGCAAATTATTTGAGTGAATTGTTGCAACGCCGTAGTCAAGATCACTTAAGTTTTCTATCATCATATTGTGTACCATGGCCGCATCCTTTTTAGGAACCTCTAATTTGTTTAAACTTTCGATAACATTCTGCGATAGAGAGTATGGGTCAATGGTGGTTATATCTTCAGGCAAATGATGACGAATTGGATCGAAAGAAGGGTGACGTAGAAGCTTTTTGATTATGTTCTTTCTATTTGAATGAGATATGAGAGAGTAAAACCTCTTGTTAGATAACGTAGCCGCAGAATGAAGAGAGCGTAACATTATTGAATGGCGGTTAGCTGTTaagcatttgaaaaagtagCTCTCATCGAACTCTTTCAtggtgatgaaattttttcatctacTTACTTAATCAGTGGTCTACTGAAACAGCCTTCGGGTAATGAAACGAGCGGTAACGCtcacaaatttttctttttacgaacaaaatataaatttaaTACTATGATAAAATCTGCGGTGAGACGGAAAAGGATAAGAACTAGAAAAGTATTATTAGAGTTAAGATATGAACTGTCCATTTAACTAtggttgaagaaaaaaagagccAGGATGAAAATTATGAACAATAATTTCGTATATTTCGACTCAATGTACTAACTGTACAGTACCCGTTTTAGAATAGCAGGTACGacaaaagcagaaaaatGATCGAACCGAGCTCAGCTGAGAAAAATATAGACGCTTTACCTTCATAGGTTGAAATCATGAGAGAAGTTGATGTGAAATTCTGTTGGATACCGGACAATTGGCTTCCTGATGCAGAAGAAGGATATGCGATCAAGGATGACACTAAAAAGGTGTCAATTTTCGTTCCCTGAGATGAGACTGCTGTTTCACTAAAAGAATTAAGGCCAACTGAAGATGTTGTCAAAGCCGTGTGCTCAAAGTAACCCGTATTTTTCGTTTTGATATATGTATTAGATGTTGGCACAGAAGGCGTAAAACTGGTGCTTAGTAATGTTTTGCTTACGGAGAGGGACGATACGAGTGGGGAAGACGTATAAGATGAGGGACTGGATGGCTGTTTGCTGCTGCAGAAGGAATTTAAGGAGTTTCTCGTGGCATTTACAAAAGTGGGCTCTTCAGAT
Coding sequences:
- the MRX12 gene encoding Mrx12p (Protein that associates with mitochondrial ribosome; detected in highly purified mitochondria in high-throughput studies; predicted to be involved in ribosome biogenesis), giving the protein MLRSLHSAATLSNKRFYSLISHSNRKNIIKKLLRHPSFDPIRHHLPEDITTIDPYSLSQNVIESLNKLEVPKKDAAMVHNMMIENLSDLDYGVATIHSNNLRDLDLKPSLPAIKQIIRNNPGRVQSSWELFTQYKASMENVPDELMEVVLEKIIKFDKAEKVDGKKSLTYQDLVRCLYLINHFSSNYNLPSELVEPILIYIVDNGIPNVLGSVLKYKIPLSFFDKYVSEMTQYQICELYDFYSLDNIVADPLVLHKCLTVLGENEKIQQTEEEKEIISKLEEEIDIVKSQCHDNWSLEFPNWSVRKTATSFEELFLEIQKRNIDKKDFELAHKLLRLIGAFKGKVSLFFKLYDEYLLKFKNNEDDLMFEAFLTLCCQGYKSSNEKMLQYAEAFIKEDFDSKLESKIQSVLIVANAKANIDLSLKIYNSNISTAKREKDKYTDLAESDVLTESLILAFLSRDDADFARVIFDGALGEKLISGPTAAKKIKNLLAQYGEALETKTSKQVMQTKIEHYMESI